One part of the Actinomycetota bacterium genome encodes these proteins:
- a CDS encoding UDP-N-acetylmuramate--L-alanine ligase has protein sequence MRINNRFRNSDRFKKVHFVGIGGAGLSGMARVLYEMGYEVSGSDIKKSYNTERLKRFGIDVKIGHLSKNVIGKDILVISTAIPEDNCEVKAANELKIDIWSRAKMLEWILSHGKAIAISGTHGKTTTTSMIALLLEWENFKPTILVGGELNDIGSNAKFGEGEYFVVEADESDGTFIQITPEIAVVTNVEDDHLDYYKNKKEIEKAFNKFVNGVTPTGLAVINGDDPCLINMMNKINSRYITYGLDERNDVRAKDIKIDELKSEFLVQLRDEQFRVQLKIPGEHNIYNALATISVGKYLGISSDRISFTLSQFVGAQRRFDVLGNPRGVTIVDDYAHHPTEISATLKAANAKKHNKIISVFQPHRYTRTDLLYEKFGNCFEYADLCLITEIFPAGENPIPGVTSKLIVNSILKKNNRKQVVYLPQKKDLTYYLLKNVESNDIVVVMGAGDINTIAYDLLEKL, from the coding sequence TTGAGAATAAATAATAGATTTAGAAATAGTGACAGATTTAAAAAAGTACACTTTGTTGGAATTGGTGGTGCAGGATTGAGTGGAATGGCGAGAGTTCTTTATGAAATGGGTTATGAGGTATCGGGTTCAGATATAAAGAAATCTTATAACACAGAGAGATTAAAGAGGTTTGGTATAGATGTTAAAATTGGTCATTTGAGTAAGAATGTGATTGGTAAAGATATCTTGGTAATATCAACTGCAATTCCAGAAGATAATTGCGAAGTAAAGGCAGCAAATGAGTTAAAAATTGATATATGGAGTAGAGCTAAAATGCTGGAATGGATATTATCACATGGGAAAGCTATTGCTATTTCTGGAACACATGGTAAAACTACAACAACATCCATGATAGCTCTTCTGCTGGAATGGGAAAATTTTAAACCTACAATTCTCGTTGGTGGTGAATTGAATGATATCGGAAGTAATGCGAAATTTGGTGAGGGTGAATATTTTGTTGTTGAAGCTGATGAGAGTGATGGAACATTTATTCAAATCACACCTGAGATTGCAGTTGTTACAAATGTTGAAGATGACCACTTAGATTATTATAAAAACAAGAAAGAGATAGAGAAAGCTTTTAATAAGTTTGTTAACGGAGTTACCCCCACTGGATTAGCAGTAATTAATGGTGATGATCCATGTTTAATAAATATGATGAATAAAATTAATAGCAGATATATTACATATGGATTGGATGAAAGAAATGATGTAAGAGCTAAAGATATTAAAATAGATGAGCTAAAAAGTGAATTTTTAGTTCAATTAAGAGACGAACAATTCCGAGTTCAGTTAAAAATTCCTGGTGAACATAATATTTATAATGCATTAGCTACAATTTCAGTTGGTAAATATTTAGGTATTTCTTCAGATAGAATCTCCTTTACACTCAGTCAATTTGTCGGAGCACAGAGAAGATTTGATGTATTGGGAAACCCTCGAGGTGTAACAATAGTAGATGACTATGCGCATCATCCAACTGAGATTTCAGCTACCTTGAAAGCAGCTAATGCAAAAAAACATAATAAGATAATAAGCGTTTTTCAGCCTCATAGATACACGCGTACTGATTTACTGTATGAAAAGTTTGGCAACTGTTTTGAATATGCTGATTTGTGTTTAATTACAGAAATTTTTCCAGCTGGTGAGAATCCTATACCTGGAGTTACTTCAAAATTAATTGTGAACTCAATACTAAAGAAAAATAATAGAAAACAGGTTGTCTATTTACCACAAAAAAAGGATTTAACTTATTACCTTCTTAAAAATGTTGAATCCAATGACATTGTAGTAGTAATGGGTGCTGGAGATATAAATACAATAGCATATGATTTATTAGAAAAGTTATGA
- the murB gene encoding UDP-N-acetylmuramate dehydrogenase produces MNIKYLQFNNTNILENLKSIKNLILITDEPLSKHTSYKVGGNADYFCIVKNLEQLRKIFDVCYPKYNIFILGNGTNVLFSDEGYRGVVIKLSGELNKLKISGNLITAGSPVSLSSIIKKALEIELSGLEFAWGIPGTLGGSINGNSGAFGSEICDLIKNVKVCDYNGKIHNFSSNQLDYGYRYCKFPINGVILEADLKFKQSSRKEIEKTMKKNIKWRRKYQPIESKTAGSVFKNPEGMSVAKLLESIYLKGKVINGARFSPKHINFIENFNNAKAKDIYDLVELAKELIYKKFKIILETEIKLIGFN; encoded by the coding sequence ATGAATATAAAATATTTACAATTTAATAACACTAATATATTAGAAAATCTTAAATCCATAAAAAATTTGATTTTGATAACTGATGAACCTCTAAGCAAGCATACATCGTATAAAGTTGGTGGAAATGCTGATTACTTCTGTATTGTTAAAAATCTGGAGCAATTAAGAAAGATTTTTGATGTATGTTATCCAAAATATAATATCTTTATTTTGGGTAATGGAACTAATGTACTCTTTTCAGATGAAGGTTATAGAGGTGTTGTAATTAAGTTATCTGGTGAGCTCAATAAGTTAAAGATTTCAGGGAATTTAATTACAGCTGGTTCCCCTGTTTCTTTATCAAGTATCATAAAAAAAGCACTAGAAATTGAGCTGAGTGGATTGGAATTTGCCTGGGGTATTCCAGGTACATTGGGAGGTTCAATCAATGGGAATTCAGGAGCATTCGGTTCAGAGATATGTGATCTTATAAAAAATGTGAAGGTCTGTGACTATAATGGGAAAATTCACAATTTTTCATCAAATCAACTTGATTATGGTTATAGGTATTGTAAATTTCCTATTAATGGAGTGATATTGGAAGCAGATTTAAAGTTTAAGCAAAGCTCAAGAAAGGAAATTGAAAAAACAATGAAGAAAAATATAAAATGGAGAAGAAAATATCAACCAATTGAATCAAAAACTGCTGGGAGTGTTTTTAAGAATCCCGAGGGAATGTCAGTTGCAAAACTATTAGAATCTATTTACTTAAAAGGGAAAGTTATAAATGGAGCTAGATTTTCTCCCAAACATATTAATTTTATAGAGAACTTTAATAATGCAAAAGCAAAGGATATATATGACCTTGTAGAGTTGGCAAAAGAGCTCATTTATAAAAAATTCAAAATTATTTTAGAAACAGAAATAAAATTAATTGGTTTTAATTAG